The following proteins are co-located in the Vibrio astriarenae genome:
- a CDS encoding DUF3306 domain-containing protein, with the protein MATSFISRWSKRKIEESQHDEDSATTGLETSEGDTVELEQSPLIDDEPQPAFEAVKEDESNLKEESDEPVEEMSVANLLVSEASESIKKAALRKLFLSEEFNVRDGLDDYDDDYSNLQTLSEGVAEKLRDWVNDTDDELEQETQDSQDPTDESSSEVESIERIESAQEDASNTLESDSECGLDAEDIEVRQNIPHEK; encoded by the coding sequence ATGGCAACTAGTTTTATCAGCCGCTGGTCAAAGAGAAAGATCGAAGAGTCTCAACATGACGAGGATAGCGCTACAACCGGGCTCGAAACCAGTGAAGGCGACACTGTAGAGCTAGAGCAGAGCCCTCTAATTGATGACGAACCTCAGCCCGCTTTTGAGGCGGTCAAAGAGGATGAAAGCAATCTAAAAGAAGAGTCTGATGAGCCAGTAGAAGAAATGTCAGTGGCGAATCTCTTGGTCTCTGAGGCATCTGAAAGCATTAAGAAGGCGGCATTAAGAAAACTATTCCTATCTGAAGAGTTTAATGTACGCGATGGGTTGGATGATTATGACGATGATTATAGTAATCTCCAGACACTATCAGAGGGTGTCGCCGAAAAGCTTAGAGATTGGGTCAATGATACTGACGATGAATTAGAGCAAGAGACGCAAGATAGCCAAGATCCAACCGATGAGTCGAGCTCTGAAGTTGAAAGTATCGAGCGAATCGAATCAGCCCAAGAAGACGCATCAAACACGTTAGAATCAGACTCAGAGTGTGGTTTAGACGCTGAAGATATCGAGGTGCGACAAAATATACCACACGAAAAATAG